The Camelus dromedarius isolate mCamDro1 chromosome 25, mCamDro1.pat, whole genome shotgun sequence genome has a segment encoding these proteins:
- the EMP1 gene encoding epithelial membrane protein 1, producing the protein MLVLLAGIFVVHIATVIMLFVSTIANVWMVSNNGTVSVGLWKNCTTDNGCQGDLSYGGEDALKTVQAFMILSIIFSVISLVVFVFQLFTMEKGNRFFLSGATMLVCWLCILVGASIYTNHYANGSKTGVQESHHGYSFILSWICFCFSLIIGFLYLVLRKK; encoded by the exons ATGTTGGTGTTACTGGCTGGTATCTTTGTGGTCCACATTGCCACCGTCATCATGTTATTTGTTTCCACCATCGCCAAC GTCTGGATGGTTTCAAATAACGGAACAGTATCAGTAGGTCTTTGGAAAAACTGTACTACCGATAATGGCTGCCAGGGAGACCTGTCATATGGCGGTGAAG ACGCCCTCAAGACAGTGCAGGCCTTCATGATCCTGTCCATCATCTTCTCCGTCATCTCCCTCGTGGTCTTCGTGTTCCAGCTCTTCACCATGGAGAAAGGCAACCGCTTCTTCCTCTCGGGGGCCACCATGCTGGTGTGCT GGCTGTGCATCCTGGTGGGCGCCTCCATCTACACGAATCACTATGCCAACGGTTCTAAAACCGGAGTGCAGGAGAGTCACCATGGCTATTCCTTCATCCTGTCCTGGATCTGCTTCTGCTTCAGCCTCATCATTGGCTTTCTCTATCTGGTCCTGAGAAAGAAATAA